The Mycobacterium paragordonae genome includes a region encoding these proteins:
- a CDS encoding PE family protein: MSFVNAAPDRLMAAARNLAGIGSTLNASNAAAAAPTLAVSAAASDQVSAAVAAFFSGHAQGYQKLSAEVARFHGDFVQALNADADTYASAESANASQLRQLTNAAPDAPALGTGETVKAVSAPPAAPSGVPYEPGGVRGGAASPRTRTAAGPVGGAAPKGPGTGSSTESVTPSGNCGSGGILLRTAPLSEPAVGWSGSTAKAGASGGLLSRLVDAEGVNDRSSTGARNGVWLDGIRGAGLTNGANGANGANAANGANGRGVVQRGVGAGGSDGLAAGAGSIGS, translated from the coding sequence ATGTCGTTTGTCAACGCGGCGCCCGACCGCTTGATGGCAGCGGCTCGCAATCTTGCCGGCATCGGTTCGACACTCAATGCTTCCAATGCAGCCGCGGCGGCACCGACATTGGCCGTCTCGGCCGCTGCCAGCGATCAGGTATCGGCCGCCGTCGCGGCATTCTTTTCGGGACATGCCCAGGGCTACCAGAAGCTCAGCGCTGAGGTGGCACGATTCCACGGCGATTTCGTACAAGCACTCAACGCCGACGCGGACACTTACGCCTCAGCCGAATCCGCCAATGCCTCCCAGCTCCGTCAATTGACCAATGCCGCACCGGACGCCCCGGCGCTCGGCACCGGTGAAACAGTCAAGGCGGTCAGCGCGCCACCCGCCGCCCCCAGCGGGGTTCCGTACGAACCCGGCGGAGTCCGCGGCGGTGCCGCAAGCCCACGAACGCGCACGGCGGCCGGGCCGGTGGGCGGTGCAGCGCCTAAAGGGCCGGGCACTGGCTCGTCGACCGAAAGTGTTACGCCCAGCGGGAACTGCGGCAGCGGCGGCATTCTGCTTCGCACGGCGCCGCTGAGCGAACCTGCCGTCGGCTGGTCGGGCAGTACCGCCAAAGCCGGCGCTTCCGGCGGACTGCTGAGCCGGCTGGTCGACGCCGAAGGCGTGAACGACCGGTCCAGCACCGGTGCGCGCAACGGCGTCTGGCTCGACGGGATCCGGGGCGCCGGTCTGACGAACGGCGCGAACGGTGCCAACGGCGCGAACGCCGCGAACGGCGCGAACGGCAGGGGCGTCGTGCAGCGCGGCGTTGGTGCCGGCGGCAGCGACGGATTGGCAGCCGGCGCCGGCAGCATCGGCTCATAA
- a CDS encoding PE family protein, protein MSYLIATSDLLLTAAADLGDIGARIGAANTVAATHTASILAAAQDEVSTAVAALFGTHAREYQAIGAHLSALHDRFAQTLGSAATSYSAAEAAGASPLQAALDVINAPTQTLLNRPLIGNGANAAPGSGRNGGDGGLLFGNGGAGGSGGYSQNGGKGGAAGLFGTGGAGGAGGAALAGVAGIGGNGGAGGLLFGQGGAGGTGGGTSGFGGSVAVGVGGTGGASGLFGAGGAGGTGGRGNGQLAGGDGGAGGPGGFFANGGTGGNGGNGTPGGGHGGAGGAGGFFGDGGVGGSGGQGTTGGHGGTGGIGGLLSGNGGAGGLGGFAGGGGPGGTGGSGGNAGLFGDGGVGGGGGAATTGSAGNGGVGGDGGRVSGVGGAGGQGASSAFGNGGAGGAGGNAVGLFGAGGSGGAGGGTPGGPLGGNGGAGGTGGILIGPGGSGGAGGVGQHGGAGGTGGVARYVGGGGAGGIGGVGLFGGAGGDGGNAGTLYGNGGAGGASGDGNQADGGSGGNGGNAGLIGNGGNGGPGGNVPTIGFVGYHGGNGGGAQLIGNGGNGGNGGVGPGSTGTGGLGGPGGQLLGQIGTDGQ, encoded by the coding sequence ATGTCGTATCTCATTGCCACTTCTGACCTACTGCTCACCGCCGCAGCGGATCTCGGCGACATCGGAGCCAGGATCGGCGCCGCCAACACCGTCGCCGCCACCCACACCGCTTCGATTCTGGCGGCGGCCCAGGATGAGGTGTCGACAGCCGTCGCGGCCCTGTTCGGCACGCATGCCCGGGAGTATCAGGCGATAGGCGCCCACCTGTCGGCGCTCCATGACCGGTTTGCGCAGACTTTAGGGTCCGCCGCGACGTCGTATTCCGCCGCCGAGGCGGCCGGCGCTTCACCACTTCAGGCCGCCCTGGACGTGATCAACGCGCCAACTCAGACGTTGCTGAACCGCCCACTGATCGGTAACGGAGCCAACGCCGCGCCGGGAAGCGGCCGCAACGGCGGGGACGGCGGGCTGCTGTTCGGCAACGGCGGGGCCGGCGGTTCCGGCGGTTATAGCCAGAACGGCGGAAAGGGCGGCGCCGCCGGACTATTCGGAACCGGCGGCGCGGGCGGAGCGGGCGGCGCGGCCCTGGCCGGAGTCGCGGGGATAGGGGGCAACGGCGGCGCCGGCGGACTGTTGTTCGGTCAGGGCGGCGCCGGCGGCACCGGCGGCGGAACCAGCGGCTTCGGAGGCTCGGTTGCCGTCGGAGTAGGCGGCACCGGTGGTGCCAGTGGGCTGTTCGGCGCCGGGGGCGCCGGCGGTACCGGCGGCCGCGGCAACGGCCAGTTGGCCGGCGGAGACGGCGGGGCCGGCGGGCCGGGCGGATTCTTCGCCAACGGCGGTACCGGCGGCAACGGTGGCAATGGAACGCCTGGTGGCGGCCATGGCGGCGCGGGCGGGGCCGGCGGGTTCTTCGGGGACGGCGGGGTCGGCGGTTCGGGCGGTCAGGGCACCACGGGCGGCCATGGTGGAACGGGCGGGATCGGAGGGCTGCTGTCCGGCAACGGCGGCGCGGGCGGCCTGGGCGGCTTCGCCGGCGGCGGCGGCCCCGGTGGTACGGGAGGCTCCGGCGGCAACGCCGGGCTGTTCGGCGACGGCGGCGTCGGCGGGGGCGGCGGCGCCGCGACCACCGGCAGCGCCGGCAACGGTGGCGTTGGTGGAGACGGTGGCCGGGTTTCCGGGGTGGGCGGCGCCGGCGGCCAAGGTGCCAGTTCAGCATTCGGCAACGGGGGCGCCGGTGGAGCAGGCGGGAATGCCGTCGGGCTGTTCGGCGCCGGGGGCAGCGGTGGTGCCGGTGGCGGCACTCCCGGCGGGCCCCTCGGCGGCAACGGCGGCGCGGGTGGTACCGGCGGGATTCTGATTGGTCCCGGCGGCAGCGGCGGTGCCGGCGGAGTGGGCCAACACGGCGGCGCGGGGGGAACGGGCGGCGTCGCGCGATACGTCGGCGGTGGCGGTGCCGGCGGCATCGGAGGAGTGGGATTGTTCGGTGGCGCCGGGGGCGACGGCGGAAACGCGGGCACGCTGTACGGAAACGGTGGAGCAGGTGGAGCCAGTGGTGACGGCAACCAGGCCGACGGCGGCTCGGGGGGCAATGGCGGTAACGCGGGCCTGATCGGCAATGGTGGCAACGGGGGTCCCGGCGGCAACGTGCCGACCATCGGTTTTGTCGGCTACCACGGCGGTAACGGCGGCGGCGCCCAACTCATCGGCAACGGCGGTAACGGCGGCAACGGCGGTGTCGGTCCCGGGTCGACGGGGACTGGCGGACTCGGCGGACCCGGCGGTCAGTTGCTCGGGCAGATCGGAACCGATGGTCAGTAG